One genomic window of Choristoneura fumiferana chromosome 14, NRCan_CFum_1, whole genome shotgun sequence includes the following:
- the Art8 gene encoding arginine methyltransferase 8 → MDFNEEYFCSYEDLEIHKLMLNDVPRTVAYQKAILGNKTYFKDKVVMDVGCGTGILSIFCAQAGAKKVYAIEASNLANIARDIVKENKFEEVIEVIHSRVEDVVLPNNIKVDAIVSEWMGFFLLHEGMLDSVLFARHKFLKENGEMFPESATVYVAPCSVSSLYDKWNDVYGVSMSTFAKELRTSKSQKPEIQTISANEVMGEEIAMAWINLKEDMPEDLNSFTIQHVVGANKTGKYQGICVWFECMFPELSTELGREVLSTAPSSPETHWKQTIIVLPEELEVEASEPIAFQLDMNRDPLNGRRYNLEFTMLDPADIEHPLPCSCDMTKCILIKKFMKQTEQQALESKASGTPMLVEESIDDDDDS, encoded by the exons ATTTCAATGAAGAGTACTTTTGCAGCTATGAAGACTTAGAG ATTCACAAATTAATGCTCAATGATGTACCCAGGACCGTAGCCTATCAGAAAGCGATATTAGGCAACAAAACATATTTCAAAGATAAAGTTGTTATGGATGTGGGCTGTGGAACTGGGATTCTGTCAATCTTCTGCGCCCAAGCTGGTGCAAAAAAAGTGTATGCTATTGAAGCAAGTAATCTGGCAAATATAGCCCGAGATATTGTTAAGGAAAATAAGTTTGAAGAAGTAATTGAG GTGATCCACAGTAGAGTTGAAGATGTTGTTTTGCCAAATAACATAAAAGTTGATGCCATAGTGTCAGAATGGATGGGATTTTTCTTGTTGCATGAGGGTATGCTGGACTCTGTTCTTTTTGCTAGGCACAAGTTCCTGAAGGAGAATGGAGAGATGTTCCCAGAGAGTGCTACTGTTTATGTTGCTCCATGTAG TGTCAGCTCATTATATGATAAATGGAATGATGTGTATGGCGTTTCCATGTCAACATTTGCGAAAGAACTCAGAACTAGCAAGAGTCAGAAGCCTGAAATTCAGACTATTAGTGCTAATGAAGTTATGGGAGAGGAGATAGCAATGGCTTGGATAAATCTCAAGGAAGACATGCCGGAAGACTTGAACTCCTTTACTATACAACATGTTGTTG GTGCAAATAAGACAGGCAAATACCAAGGTATCTGTGTGTGGTTCGAATGTATGTTCCCAGAATTATCAACTGAGTTAGGAAGGGAAGTTCTCAGCACTGCACCCTCCAGCCCTGAAACTCACTGGAAACAAACTATCATAGTGTTGCCAGAAGAGCTAGAGGTTGAAGCTAGCGAGCCAATTGCATTTCAATTGGACATGAACAGGGATCCACTTAATGGAAGAAG ATACAATCTGGAGTTCACAATGCTGGACCCAGCCGACATAGAACACCCCCTACCATGCTCTTGTGATATGACCAAGTGCATCCTTATAAAGAAGTTCATGAAACAAACCGAGCAACAAGCTTTAGAAAGCAAGGCTTCTGGCACTCCTATGTTAGTAGAAGAGAGTATAGACGACGATGACGacagttaa